The genomic region ATCCGGTCTCGGCACTATGATCTTCTGCTGGATCTCCACGGGAATCTCAGTTCCGTGGCCTTTACGGCACTCTCCGGGGCAAGGCTCCGTATTGGCTATCACTTTCGCCACCGTCACTACTTCTACACCCACAAGTTTGATCGTGTCTGGCCCGGGGAAAGGCCTCATCCCTACATTCCCTTTCATCACTTGAGACTGCTCGAGCCTTTGGGTCTCCAGCCCGGGGAAGCTCACTCCCATCTCCCGAAGAAACCGGGCCTCTGGGAGAGGAAGAACTTTGGTGTGTGGGATGCCCCGGTCGTTCTTCTTGCGCCGGGGGCCACCTGGTCTTCCAAGCAATGGCCGGCTTCCTACTATGCGGAGCTGTCAAGACATCTTGCCGGGGATGGATTCGAGGTCTTCCTGATGGGAAGTGCTTTGGAGCAGCCTCTTCTCGCCACGATCTCCCAGGCATCGAGTGCAAGAGTTCTGCCGCTGGTGGATCTGCCGACCATGGTCGAAATCGTCAGAAGTGCGGACTCTCTGATCGCCACCGATTCCGGTGCGCGTCATGTTGCTTATGTTACGGACACGCCCTCGCTTGGAATCTATGGCCCCGGAGACAGTGAGCTCTTTTCCCCGGACGACCCGCTCTACCCAGTCATGAAACTGAATCTTGACTGCGTTCCCTGTACACTGACTCAATGCCCCCTTCAGGGGCATCCCTGCATGAAAGACCTGAAGCCTGAGATGGTGTTTGACAAGTTCCTCCGCTGGAAGAAAGAGGTCGAAGAGCATGCCTGAACTGAAGGCCTTGATCACAACATGGAATGAGGAAGACAATCTCGCTGATTGTCTCGATTCCCTCGACTTTGCAGATGAGATCTGGGTGGTGGATTCCTTTTCCTCCGATCATACGGAGGAAGTGGCACGCTCACGATCTGTGAACTTCATCCAAAGAGAGTACAAATCGCCTTCTGACCAGAAGAACTGGGCCCTTGACCAGATGGGCGACGCCTGGATCCTGATTCTGGATGCGGATGAGCGAGTCAGTCCGGAACTTCGGGAGGAGATCCAGAGTATCCTTGAGGCTCCAAGCCACGAGGCCTATTGGATCCCGAGGGAGAACTGGTTCTTCGACCGGCCACTTTCTTATGCAGGCCTTGGGACCGATGGAGTCATCCGCCTGATCCGGGGAAAGGCAGGCCGCTATGGTTCAGCGCGGGTTCATGAAAAGATGGTCTGCAAGGAAAAACCGGGGCGAATCAGTGCACCACTTCTTCACTTCAGTTACCGGGACCTCCCCGACTTCATGGAGAGAATGACACGCTATGCCTTGAGTGGGGGGCGGCAACGATTTGAGGAGAAGAAGCGATCATCCTTTCTCACGGTTCTGTTCAGACCGCTGGCTCGTTTTCTAAAGATGTACATTCTGCAGAGGGGTTTTCTGGGGGGGCGCTACGGCTTTCTGTTTTCATTCCTTTCCGCCTGCTATGTGGCAAACAAGCACGCGATTCACTGGGCTTACGAGCGAAACATCGGGAGGATCCGTGCTGAAGATTCCTAGCCCTCTGTTATTGCTGTTCTTTCTCTTTCTTCCCCTTTCCGCTCTTCCTGCGGGAGGATCGCCGTGGGAGGTCGGGGAAAGGCTGGAGTATGAGCTCCGCTACAAGATGTTTCGTATTGGTCGTTCGACTCTTGAGGTCAGGAGCCGGAGGACTTACCGGGGGCAGGAGGTGCTGGAACTGGTCAACGAGGTAAGGAGCGCGTCCTGGGTGGACCGGATCTTCCCGATCAGGGATACGGTTCGTTCCTATATGGATCCTGAGCATGGTTGGAGTCTTCACTACGAGAAACACATCCGGGAGGGTCGCTACCGCAGAGACATCGAGGCGGATCTCTATCACGATCGATCAATTGCCGAGTACTCGAAGGGTGACGTGGAACTGGTTCCCGGGTCCCACGATATCCTGACGGCGATCTTCGCTGCACGAAGAGGCGACTTGGAGCCGGGAGACAGTTTTTCTATCCCTGTTCATGATGACAAGAAGAACTATCCGCTCACCGTGAAGGTGATCCGGAGGGACACAATGAATACCGTTCTTGGAGAACGGGAGTGCCTTCTCCTGGAGCCGCATCTGGAATCAGGGGGGCTTTTCAACAAGTCCGGTCGGCTTCTGGTTTGGGTGAGCGCAGACTCTCTTGCCATCCCCGTCAAGATGCAAAGCCAGGTTCCGATTGGTTCCTTTGTTTCAGAACTGAAAAGCTACCGCAAGGGGCGCTAGACCAGAGCATCCAGATCAAGGGGAAGCCGGTGTTCCTCTGCGAATTCGTACGCCTGCTTGCTGTTCCCCCAGAACCAGACCCATGTCTTCTTTCCTTCACGGACGCAATGAAGAAGGGCATAGCGCTCCAGAAGAAGCCGGGCCCGTTCCGGGTTTTGAGCTCCGGAGACACGACCTCCTGTGGAGATCTTCAAAGGTTCAGGATCCCCCAGTTCACAGAGAATCCCCTGCAAGAGGGATTGGAGGGTCAAATCCCTCGGAAGCCTTCCCAGTTTTGAAGCAGGCGCCTTCTTAGCAGGAGAAGCTGCCTTGCGACTGATCTTCTTTCTTGCAGTGCCAGTTGCAGAGGCCGTGACGGATTTTGGCTTCCGGCTACTACGTTTCTTCTGAGCTCTTTCCTCCGACGCACGCTTGAGAGCTTCATAGGTCTTGCTCACGGGGTAACCTCCATGAGTGGGATGTTGATGCTCCAACCCGGGCGAAGGAGGTTGAAATCCTCGATGTGCGGGTTCAGAGCCTTCAGGAGTGCCTGATAGCGGGGATCTTTCAAGGTATAGGTGGTCTCAACGATCTTGCCGAAATTGTCTCCCTCTTGAATCTGATAGGGAACCGTGATGACAGTGGAAGCGACTTCATCAAGGGGCATCTGATCCAGCATCTCCCGGAACCACTGCCGGCGCTCGACTCGATGGGGAAGGGAAAAACTTCCCGGGAGATTCTGCCGGGGGGCTACCGGAAGATCGCCAGGACTCAGTGTCGTTTCTGCCGGGAGAGTTTCCTCTTCCGGGGGAAGAGTAAGAGAGGGAGCTTCAGAGGCGCGGGAATCCAGTTGCTCGATTTCGGGAGTGGCCACGGCAGAGGAGGGAAGAGTGTCCGAACCTTCCCGTGCATTTTTGGCAGCTGAGAATATCAATACGATAAAGGCAATTACCACAATCATCAGGGGCAGAGAGGAGGAAGTGTAGGACTTTGATGCCCATACCTTGGGAACTCTCCAATTTCTGCGATCCCTGACCCTGGAATCCTGAATAGCTTCTTTCAGGTGTCCTGCCTGAATCTTCCTGTTTCCCTCCGCATAGGCTATGAGAAGCGCATTGTCGCAGAGCATGTTGATGCGTCTGGGAATCCCTCCGGAACAATCCCGGAGGATATCGAGTGCTTCCCGACTGAAGATTTCCTCTTCCCCAGCTCCAGCCAGAGCCATCCGATGCAGGATGTAGGATTCGACATCATCAGGCTGCAGAGAATGAATCCGGGCGCTCACCGCAACTCTGTGGGTCAACTGGCGAAGTTCTGGCAAGGACAACTTGTCGTCCAGTTCCGGTTGCCCGACCAGAACAATCTGCAGCAGTTTCTCCCGGGTGGTTTCGAGATTGGACAGTTGCCTCAGGTTCTCAAGAAACTCCGGAGACAGGTTCTGGGCTTCATCCAGAATCAGCACCACGTTCCGGTCTTTCTTCAGTTGGGCGATCAAGTAAGTATTGAGGCTCCGCAGAAGGGCGCGACGGCTGTGATCCTTGGGCAAGCGGATGGAGAGTTCCTCATGAATGAGGATCAACAGTTCGTCAAAGCTGAGGCCGCTATGGAACACATAGACGGCTTCCACTTTCCGATCCAGATTGGCGAGAAGATTCTGAAGGAGAGTGGTCTTCCCTGTTCCCACTTCTCCCGTCAGAACAATGAAGCCCTTCCTTTCCTCAATCCCATAGAGGAGGTTTGCGAAGGCCTCCTGATGGGCGGAAGACATGTAAAGGAAATGTGGGTCCGGGGTTACATTGAAGGGCTTATCCCTCAAACCGAAGAAATCAAGATACATCGGCACTCCTTCTCTCACCTGTACAATCCCTGCTTGAATCCGAACATGATGTGATCCATGTTATGCTAGAAACGCAGGGTAGCGAAAAACTATCACTGCTCAGAAAATGCGTCAATAAAGCACTTTGGCACTTTGAATGCTTGCGGTGTGGTCGGAAAACCACTTTGAATCAAGTGCTGGGATTTCTCCAGTGCTGGTGGGGAATAGTGCTCCCTCTACAGTTCAGTAACTGAAGAGTGTGCCGAAATCCGACGATGGATGGGAAGGAATGACCGGATGAGTGTTCCATTTCTGGACCTAAGGATACAGTACAAGGCCCTGCGGGAAGAGTTGCTTCCCGGAATCGAAACGATCATGGCTAACGCGGCTTTCGTTGGAGGGCCGGCTCTGCGTGAATTCGAGGAGAGTTTCGCAAACTACTGTGATGCTTCACATGTTGTGGGTGTAGGTAACGGCACCGATGCCCTTCATCTCGCCATTCGGGCCGCAGGAATTGGCCCGGGAGATGAGGTCATTACCGCGGCGAACACCTTTGTCGCAACAGTGGAGGCGATCGTCCTTGCGGGTGCAACTCCGGTTCTCGTGGACATGGAACGTGAGACTTATCATCTCGACCTGCAACAGGTCGAAGACAGGATCGGCCCTTCAACCCGGGCGATCATCCCCGTACATCTTTACGGGGATCCAGTAGACATGGATCCCGTGATCGAACTCTGTGGCAGGCACAATCTGATTCTGATTGAGGACGCGGCACAGGCACATGGTGCTCGCTATAAAGGCCGCCCCTGCGGCTCGATGGGGGATCTCGCCGGTTTCAGCTTCTATCCGGGCAAGAACCTCGGCGCGTACGGAGACGGGGGAGCCGTGGCGACCTCTTCAGAGGAGATGGCCGCCAGGGTCCGTGCGATCGGTGATCACGGCAGTGCGAAGAAATACTCTCATGAGATGCTTGGGACAAACAGTCGATTGGATGCCATTCAGGCTCACATTCTCACAGTCAAGCTGAGACATCTGGATGACTGGAACCGGAGCCGTCGCGCCCATGCTGCTTCCTACCGGGAAGGACTGGCGGGGCTAGACTGGCTCACTCTTCCATTAATCAGGGAAGGACATGAACCTGTCTTTCATCTCTACATTGTCCGGACAGAGAGAAGAGAGAAACTTGAGAGAGTGCTGAAGAGTGCGGAAATTGCCTACGGTTTCCATTATCCGGTTCCCGTTCATCTTCAGCCCGCTTTTCTGGAACTGGGGAAGGGTAAGGGGAGTTTTCCTGAGGCAGAATCTGCCGCCTCGGAAATTCTGAGCCTGCCGATGTTCCCGGAACTGAAGGAAGATCAGATTGAACAGGTCTGTGAGGCGCTTCGATCGGTCGACTAAGAGATCCTTGAGATCCTCCCGGGAATCTGATAGACTTTAGCCAGCTTATCGGGAGGTATCAATAGGTACATTGCTATAGATCCGGGCATCGATGACCCGGGATTGAAAAAACGCCGCTTACGGCCGCAACAGCGTGGACCTGATGACACCGAATCCGTCCCCCAAGGAACCGATTCAGGGAGAGACTTCCTTTCCTCTGGATTCACTTTCCGATAGCACTTCCTCTCTGGAGGATCTGGTATCCTATCCTGTCCGCGATTCCTTTCTTTATCTCGTTTGTAAGCGCTTGTTTGATATTGCCGGCAGTCTTGCTGGCATCCTTCTCTTTCTTCCTCTCATGATCCCTCTTGCCCTCATGATCCGTCTCGAGAGCAAAGGGCCAATCTTTTTCCGACAAATCAGGGTGGGGAAGAACCGGAAACACTTTGCTTGCTTCAAGTTCCGCTCAATGGTGGACAATGCGGAGGATATGAAGGATGGTCTGGAAGCCTTGAATGAGGCCAAGGGTCCCATGTTCAAGATCCAGGATGATCCCAGGATCACGGATCTGGGAAGTTTCCTCCGAAGAAGCAGTCTGGACGAACTCCCCCAGCTCTTCAATGTCCTTAAAGGGGACATGAGTATTGTGGGGCCTCGACCACAAATCCCTTCAGAAGTGGCTGACTACGAGCCCTGGCACTACCGGAGGCTTGAGGTGCAACCGGGAATTACCTGCCTTTGGCAGATATCTGGCCGCAGTTCGATCGGCTTCAACGAGTGGATGCGACTGGATTCCGAGTATGTGAGAAACCGCAACTTCCTGCTTGACCTGAAGATTCTTCTCTTCACCCTGCCTGCGATCATTGCAAGGCGCGGCGCCTATTGAACTTACAAGGCTAGCCTTCAGTACACATATTTTCTGCCCTTCTGGGGAGAGGTGGCTTCTTCAAGGGAGTGATGTGGCATTGAAGTTGCTTATTGTCCGTCCGGATGGAACCCGAGTCCCGCTAATTGCAGGAGAAGGCAAGGATGCGAATGATTTTTAGTAGAATGAGAGCGGTATTTGGAGCGGCGCTATTGCTGTTCTTTGCCCTGCTTGCGGTTTCTTGCTCTCACAGGGCTGATGCTCCCGTGATGAGTTTTCCCATGCAGAGTCAGGCCAGTGGCCTGCATTCTTTTCCTGCCACCGAGCAGGATTTCCTGCTGGGACCCAAAGACGCTCTTGTGATCCAGTTTTACGGCGACCCCACGATGAATACGGAAATCATGGTGCGCCCAGATGGGATGATCTCGATCCCTCTCTTCCAGGAATCGGTCTTCGTTACTGGAATGACGATGGACGAACTGGAAAATCTGGTGGAAGTGGAATTGAGCCGCTATCTGGTCAATCCCGATGTGTTCATCTCCCTTCAGGCAGTGGGGAGCCATCAAGTCTTTGTGCTGGGCGAAGTGAGGAACCCGCAAGTGGTGAGTGATTCTCCAATGATGCTCTCCAGTGTCATTGCACGCTGTGGGGGATTCAGTCCCGATGCAGTCACGAGTCAGGTTCTGGTGCTTCGCAGAAGCCCCGGAAAGGAATCGCAGGTTGTTGAGGTTGACTTTGACGCTCTGCTCTCCGGTGATTCTGCCCTGCCCGACCTTCCTCTCCAGAGGTACGACCTGGTGATCGTACCCAGGAGCAAAATTGCGGATCTTCGGAATTTCGTGAACAACATCTTCGAGCCAATGATCTCTGTGCCGAGGTTCGGTCTCGATATGTACCTCTTCTATGAGGCGCTTCATGACAACTACATGGGCTATGGAAGATAAAGCGCGGGGAGTGCAACTTGGAACGCGGTAGTTACGAGAATATCAACAGGGATGGATTTCAGGATGGCGGAGACGAGGCTGCAATTCGCAGCATGAGTCCCCGTGACATCGTGACCATTGCCTTTGTCCATAAATGGCTCATTCTCATCTCCTTCCTGATCCTCCTTGCAGGGATCTTCTGGGGGCTTTCCCTGAGGAAACCTGCTTTCATCTCCTCTGTGAAATACTATGTGGATCGCAGATTTCACGAGGAATTGGGAATGACCTATATGAGAGGCCTCGACTGGGAAGAGGAAATCAACTCTGTCGCTGAACTGGCCCGAAGCCAGGGCGTCATGATGAAGGCCGGCCAGAACTACCTCGAACTCCGGGGCTGGGAAGAGCCTCCTATTGAGAATGTACGTCTCGCAGCGGGCGCCTTTGCGGAAATCGTGGAAGTCAGTCCGGTTCCGGAAACGGACATCATCAATATCCAGGTTCACGAGGCCGATGCAGATACCGCTATGATCATTGCAGAGATCTACGGGCAGAGTTTTGCGGCTGAATATACCCGGATTCGTCGCAAGGATTACAGCCTGGAGTTTATACAGAGCAATATTGCGCGGCTCGAGAACAGGATTGAGGGAATCAATCAGCAGAAGTCTGCTCTTCAAAGTCAGTCCGGTGTCTATGATGCCAGAGTGGTGCAGAGTCGTCTCATGGAATCCATGGCCTTTTTCGAGAGGGATCTGACAGAAGTTGAACACGAGATTGTTGTGCTGGGCATGCAACTCGAAAGAGACAGGGAACTGGAAAAAGACAGAGATGGAGACTTTGTCGCTTCCCAGGATCTTCGAAACGATTCCCTGATTCGAAAGTTTGAGAGCCGGGTCTCTGATCTCAAGATGAAACTGGCCGATGAGCGAAGCAAGTATACGGATGATCATCCCGTGGTAAGGGCTTCACTTGCTGAATTGGCAGAGTACCGGAGCCGCCTGGCCGAAGTGATTCATTTGAACATCCAGACCCGTGAAAACCACTATTCGGATCTACAGGAGAATGCGCGAGTCCTGAGAGAGTCGATCATGGAAATCCAGACCCGATTGGACGGCACCCCAGGCGCAGCCGTTCAGGTTAACTATTACGATGATTTTCTGGACATGCAATGGGGACTCTACTCCAAGTTGATTACCAAGTTCAACGATCGTCTCATGGACGAGGAGTTCAAACTTCAGGAGAACCAGCTGATTAAACTGGGAGAACCGAGCATCTCTGGAATGATCGGGGTGACGCCTCCGGCTGTCTACATGCTGGTGGCCCCGATTTTCGCCCTCATTTTGGCCCTTTCGACGGCCTTCATGGTGGAGGCGGCCAGCCAGGTGTTTCAGAAGCCGGAAGACCTGGAACGTTACACCCGTCTTCCTGTCTTCACATCGTTCCGCAAGATTTAAGGAGTCGTGTCTTGAAGGACTTTTTGATTGTACCGAAGAATGGCGAGTCCGCCAGTCCTGAGCATTTCGCAAGCGGGATACTCCCGGATCTGGAGTCTCTTTATGCGTCGATTCGCCCTTTCCTTCAGGACAAGAGGCCCTTTCTCTATCTTTGCTCCACGGAGAAAGGGGAGGGCAGCAGCACCATCGCTCGCGCACTGGCCTACTTCATCGCAATGAGAGAGGGGGAGGACTGTCTCTATGTAGACGGGAACTCTTCTCATCCTTCGATCACCATCAGTCCCGACATGCCTCAACTGGGTCTAGTGGAATATCTGCGGGGAGAGGACGATTTTCGCCTCTTTCCTTTTTCGACGGAATTCCCCGGACTCTCTGCGGTTCATTGTGGAGAGGCTCACCGGCATTTCGTCTCACTGAATGCGGACCGCGCACGAGCTTTCCGCGATGCTGCCACTCGCGATTACCGCGCCGTTATCTTCGACTCCAAGCCAGGCTATGACCGATACAGCGAGATGTGGGCAGGCCTTGCAGACAGTGTCATGATCGTCGCAAGTTATCGCTCGACCAAGAGTGCGATTCTTAACCGGATGACGGACGGTTTCCGTACTGCGGGCATCCCCATGACCGGGCTCATTTTCAACAAGAGACAATATCCGATCCCTGAGTTTATCTACCGACGGGTATAGAAAATGCCCAGTATCCTGAGCAGCGAGGCGACCTTCAGGGATCAGGTGGATCGCCTCCCTTTCATGCATCCTGTAATATTTCTCTCCCTCTTCCTCGGGATTCTTCTTGTCTTTGCCTTTCAGTATGGCAATCCAATCCCGATCCTGGTGATCGGGGCGCTTCCCTTTCTCTTCTATGCGGTTGTGAAGAACAGCATGCTGGTTTTCCTGATCTGGATTGGCTCTTCTCCGATTCTCTCGAATTTCGTCAGCATCAATCTGGGAGCTGGAATCCCGGACCTTACGATCAACCGGATTGCTGCGAGTATTCTCTTTCTGGTTCTCGTTGTGCAAATGGCCTTGGGGCAAAGACGCCTGCAGAAGCTGGATGCAGCAGAGTGGACCATGATGGTGGTCGTTCTTCTGATGCTTCCCGGGATTTCCGCCAGCTTCTTTCCGATTCATTCTGCGCAGCAGATCTTTGACTCGATATTCACCCCCTTTATCGCTTACGGGCTTGCGAAGAATCTCATTACTTCCAGTCGGGAGATTCGTCCCATGATATGGACGCTGGGCATTGTGACTCTCTATTCAGCGACATTCGGATTCTATGAGCATTTCACGGAACACAGCCTCTTTACCAAGAGTGGTGTCCTCTACTGGGCTGAGGAGGGGATTGCGGACCGAATCCAGGGTCCATTCCCGAGCCCCTCGGCCCTGGGCACCGTAATGGTGGGGGGAGTTGTCTTTTTCTTTTACCACTTTCTCAACAGTCGAAGCCTGTGGTTCCGGCTGTTTTCACTCAGTGTTCTGGTGATCCATACCTTTACGATCTTCTGGAGTTATCGTCGCAGTGTCTGGATGGGCTTTGTGGCAACGCTAATCACTCTTGCGGTGGTGGAAAAGCGCGTGAGGAAGATCATGTTCTGGGCCATCCTCCTGCTCCTGCTATTCTTCACCATGAATTGGGAGAACATCGTTGGTAGCGAGGTCTTTACCAAGCGCTTTGCGAATGTCCGAACGGTCAATGATCGCTGGAATATCTGGCTGACCACTTTTGAAATCGCCAAGGCCTTCCCGCTCTTCGGCTGTGGCTATGGGAATTTCGGTCACTACTACGACAAGTACTTCACATTTATGGGTGATACAGTTACCACGAAATTCGCTCACGGAATCAAATCTACCCACAACTCCTACCTGAGATTCTTGTCGGAGGGTGGACCTTTGGTCACCATTGCCTATCTGTCGCTTCTGGTGATCATCACTCGACGGATCTGGCGACTCTTGACCGGGAGAGCCAGGCACAAGTTTGCGAGTCGGGTAGAGATCATGGTATTTGTGGGGGTATTCGTGACCCAATATACGCAGGCACTTACGACTGACATGGTCTTCTTCACCAAATATCCGGCCATCTTGGTCTTCATGCTGGCAGGCGTTCTCTCACATATGGAACCCGGAGATCGCGGGGCCGGGCGAGTCCGGAACCTCTTGGTTCGCATGAAGATTCGCTAGGCGAGTAGATTGATACTCTCCTTACCGTGGATGAAAGGTATATATCCCCGAGTGTTGGATATTAGCATAAATTCGGCTTTCGCATGGCATTTTCCAGATGCTTCTGCTATACTCAGGGCCCTTGAAATCTTTCAAGGGGTACCAGGGGGAAGCGATCGAGACCTTTTGCTAGTTGGTTTGAAAGACAAGCTCAGGCTGTGACAACCAAGCCCTGCTTCAAGGAGTTCGAGCTTGAAAAAGCAATCGATCGCTCTCAATGTTACGGCGGATGCCGTGATGGGGGGAAGCCCCAATCTAACTCTGGTCACTCGATCCCCGGGTTTTTCAAGGTATGAAAAGGGACGCGCTCTAAAGCGTTTCTTTGACTTTTCCTTTGCCTTCCTTTCGGTCGTAATTCTGTCGCCCCTTTTCCTTCTCATCTCCGCGTTGGTCGTTATTAGTTCCCGCGGCCCTGCGATCTACATTCAAAGGCGGGTGGGGCTAGACGGTCGCGTCTTCAATTTCTACAAGTTCCGGTCCATGGCTCTGGATAACGACGACAGCATCCACCGTGATTACTGTCAAAAACTGGTGCGGGGAGCCTGGAGTCAGGACTCTGGCTCTTCCTTCAAGATCAAGGAAGATCCCAGGGTGACTGCCCTTGGAAAGTTCCTCAGAAAAACCAGTCTTGATGAGCTTCCCCAACTCTTCAACGTCCTCAAGGGCGAGATGAGTATGGTAGGGCCCCGGCCTCCCATCGACTATGAAGTGGATCACTACCAACTCTGGCATAAGCAGCGAATGCATGCAATGCCCGGAATTACGGGCCTCTGGCAGGTGAGTGGGCGAAGCTCTGTGCCCTTTGACGAGATGGTGCTTCTGGATATCCACTACATGGAACACTGGTCCCTGCTGCTTGATCTGAAGATCATTTTCAGAACCATTCCTGTTGTGCTCTTCGGAATCGGCGCTTATTGAGCAATTCCCTTGACGAATCGTCAGATCCCGTTCTAAATCGCCACCGACCAACGGATGGAGGATGATATGCTGCGTATTGGTGTCATCGGTTGCGGTTACTGGGGACCCAACCTCGTTCGCAACTTTGTAAACCAGGATCGTTCCGAGGTGAAGTGGGTCGCTGATCTCTCACGGGAGAGGTTGGAGCATATGGAGGGTCTTTACCCTTCGATTCAGACTACAGAGAATTATCAGGATCTTCTGAAGGATCCCGAAGTGGATGCGATCGTGGTCGCCACTCCGGTTTCAACGCACTTTACCTTTGCCATGGAGGCTCTGGACGCGGGGAAGCATGTCTTCGTCGAGAAGCCTCTGGCCTCCAGCGCCGTGGAGAGCGCAGCGATGGAGAGGAAGGCCACGGAGAAGGGTCTTGTTGGAATGGTGGGCCACACCTTTCTCTATTCTCCTGCCGTAATTCAGCTCAAGGAGCTGATTGACGAAGGCGAAATCGGGGACATCTTCTATCTGCGTTCCAGCCGTCTGAATCTGGGACTCTTTCAGGAAGACATCAATGTCGCCTGGGATCTCGCACCTCACGACCTGTCGATCTTCAACTACCTGATGGAATCGGAACCCTCAAAGGTGACTGCCGTGGGCAGCAGCTTCATTCGGCCGGGAATTGAGGATGTTGCCTTTATGACTCTTCAGTACCCGAACGACAGGATCGCCCACATTCAGGTCAGTTGGCTGGACCCGAACAAGGTTCGCTCCCTGACCGTGGTTGGTTCCAAGAAGATGATGGTCTATGATGACACAAACCCTCTCGAAAAGATCCGTATCTATGACAAGGGTGTCGATGTCCATCCTCATTACGACACCTTCGGTGAATTCCAGCTTGCCTACCGCTTCGGCGACATCAGTGTCCCGAAGCTGGCCGGGGGAGAACCCCTGAAGGCGGAAACCGGGCACTTCCTGGATTGTATCCTGGATGGGACCTCCTGCATCTCCGGTTTTTCCCAGGGTCACCGGGTCGTGGCAATCCTGGAAACGGCCTGCCGTTCCATGAAGGAAAACGGCAAGGAAATGAACATTGAATACGAGGCTGTGGAGGGTAGTGGTGTCTAGCATTACGCCGGAAATCCCGGATCATGTTTCTCTTGGTGAGAACTGTGAACTGGATTCCACGGTTCTCCTCGGTTACCGCACCGGGCGCAAGAACGTAGTTCTGGAATCCTCGATCGGTGACGAGTCCTGCATCCGTTCCGGCTCTGTTCTGTATCAGGGGATCACGGTGGGAAGGGGCCTGCAAACCGGGCACAATGTCGTGATTCGTGAGGAGAACCAGATCGGGGATCACTTTCAGATCTGGAATAACACGGTCATCGATTACGGGTGCAAGATCGGATCCGGTGTGAAGATCCACGCGAACTGTTATGTGGCTCAGTT from Candidatus Krumholzibacteriia bacterium harbors:
- a CDS encoding DUF3108 domain-containing protein yields the protein MLKIPSPLLLLFFLFLPLSALPAGGSPWEVGERLEYELRYKMFRIGRSTLEVRSRRTYRGQEVLELVNEVRSASWVDRIFPIRDTVRSYMDPEHGWSLHYEKHIREGRYRRDIEADLYHDRSIAEYSKGDVELVPGSHDILTAIFAARRGDLEPGDSFSIPVHDDKKNYPLTVKVIRRDTMNTVLGERECLLLEPHLESGGLFNKSGRLLVWVSADSLAIPVKMQSQVPIGSFVSELKSYRKGR
- a CDS encoding sugar transferase, yielding MIPLALMIRLESKGPIFFRQIRVGKNRKHFACFKFRSMVDNAEDMKDGLEALNEAKGPMFKIQDDPRITDLGSFLRRSSLDELPQLFNVLKGDMSIVGPRPQIPSEVADYEPWHYRRLEVQPGITCLWQISGRSSIGFNEWMRLDSEYVRNRNFLLDLKILLFTLPAIIARRGAY
- a CDS encoding polysaccharide biosynthesis/export family protein, which translates into the protein MRAVFGAALLLFFALLAVSCSHRADAPVMSFPMQSQASGLHSFPATEQDFLLGPKDALVIQFYGDPTMNTEIMVRPDGMISIPLFQESVFVTGMTMDELENLVEVELSRYLVNPDVFISLQAVGSHQVFVLGEVRNPQVVSDSPMMLSSVIARCGGFSPDAVTSQVLVLRRSPGKESQVVEVDFDALLSGDSALPDLPLQRYDLVIVPRSKIADLRNFVNNIFEPMISVPRFGLDMYLFYEALHDNYMGYGR
- a CDS encoding DegT/DnrJ/EryC1/StrS family aminotransferase, which gives rise to MSVPFLDLRIQYKALREELLPGIETIMANAAFVGGPALREFEESFANYCDASHVVGVGNGTDALHLAIRAAGIGPGDEVITAANTFVATVEAIVLAGATPVLVDMERETYHLDLQQVEDRIGPSTRAIIPVHLYGDPVDMDPVIELCGRHNLILIEDAAQAHGARYKGRPCGSMGDLAGFSFYPGKNLGAYGDGGAVATSSEEMAARVRAIGDHGSAKKYSHEMLGTNSRLDAIQAHILTVKLRHLDDWNRSRRAHAASYREGLAGLDWLTLPLIREGHEPVFHLYIVRTERREKLERVLKSAEIAYGFHYPVPVHLQPAFLELGKGKGSFPEAESAASEILSLPMFPELKEDQIEQVCEALRSVD
- a CDS encoding glycosyltransferase family 9 protein yields the protein MMRILVMRFREMGDVILSLPLLDRLREAYPEAEIDFLVQDSLVPLIEGYPALDRILAWPRSPRYRFLSDLRWALKIRSRHYDLLLDLHGNLSSVAFTALSGARLRIGYHFRHRHYFYTHKFDRVWPGERPHPYIPFHHLRLLEPLGLQPGEAHSHLPKKPGLWERKNFGVWDAPVVLLAPGATWSSKQWPASYYAELSRHLAGDGFEVFLMGSALEQPLLATISQASSARVLPLVDLPTMVEIVRSADSLIATDSGARHVAYVTDTPSLGIYGPGDSELFSPDDPLYPVMKLNLDCVPCTLTQCPLQGHPCMKDLKPEMVFDKFLRWKKEVEEHA
- a CDS encoding AAA family ATPase, with protein sequence MYLDFFGLRDKPFNVTPDPHFLYMSSAHQEAFANLLYGIEERKGFIVLTGEVGTGKTTLLQNLLANLDRKVEAVYVFHSGLSFDELLILIHEELSIRLPKDHSRRALLRSLNTYLIAQLKKDRNVVLILDEAQNLSPEFLENLRQLSNLETTREKLLQIVLVGQPELDDKLSLPELRQLTHRVAVSARIHSLQPDDVESYILHRMALAGAGEEEIFSREALDILRDCSGGIPRRINMLCDNALLIAYAEGNRKIQAGHLKEAIQDSRVRDRRNWRVPKVWASKSYTSSSLPLMIVVIAFIVLIFSAAKNAREGSDTLPSSAVATPEIEQLDSRASEAPSLTLPPEEETLPAETTLSPGDLPVAPRQNLPGSFSLPHRVERRQWFREMLDQMPLDEVASTVITVPYQIQEGDNFGKIVETTYTLKDPRYQALLKALNPHIEDFNLLRPGWSINIPLMEVTP
- a CDS encoding glycosyltransferase family 2 protein encodes the protein MPELKALITTWNEEDNLADCLDSLDFADEIWVVDSFSSDHTEEVARSRSVNFIQREYKSPSDQKNWALDQMGDAWILILDADERVSPELREEIQSILEAPSHEAYWIPRENWFFDRPLSYAGLGTDGVIRLIRGKAGRYGSARVHEKMVCKEKPGRISAPLLHFSYRDLPDFMERMTRYALSGGRQRFEEKKRSSFLTVLFRPLARFLKMYILQRGFLGGRYGFLFSFLSACYVANKHAIHWAYERNIGRIRAEDS